The window TCGCGGGAACGAGCGCCACGCAAACGGCACTCCCGTTGCGTTGCTTCCTCGTGCTCCCGCGCCACTTGGAGTGACGGAGACGAATGGCCAACAGCGGCAATATATGCGCAAACCGCGCGCGGCGTCACCTCGCGGCTCGCCCGCGGGCGTGGCATCGGCGCAAAACCAGGGTTTGTCCTCATGGGGCGTCAGGGGCGCGTCAAGCTGTGAGGCAAAATCGGGGGCTGATTCCGCCGAACCATCATTCATCCGGATTCGACACCGCAGATTCATTCAACTACAGCAAAGCAGAACCACCATGTCGCTGAACCAAGTTTCCCCCGGTAAAAACGCGCCCGACGCCTTCAACGTGGTCATCGAGATTCCGATGAATGCCGACCCGATCAAGTACGAGGTGGACAAGGAGTCCGGCGCGATCTTCGTCGACCGCTTCATGACCACGGCGATGCACTACCCGACCAACTACGGCTACGTGCCGCAGACCCTGTCGGGCGACGGCGATCCGGTCGACGTGCTGGTGATCACGCCTTACCCGCTGTTTCCCGGCGTGGTGGTGACCTGCCGACCGATCGGCATCCTGATGATGGAGGACGAAGCCGGCATCGACGGCAAGGTGCTGGCCGTGCCCACCGACAAGATCCTGCCGATCTACACCCACTGGCAGAAGATCGAGGACGTGAACCAGATGCGCCTGAAGGCCATCACCCACTTCTTCGAGCACTACAAGGACCTCGAAAAGGGCAAATGGGTCAAAGTGCTGGGCTGGGAAGGCATCGACGCGGCCAAGAAGGAAATCATGGACGGCATCGCCAACTACAAGAAGTAAAGGCTGGGAACACCTCCAGGTCGCGCACTGACGTGTCGCTGCCACGCCCCGCTTCGACAAGCTCAGGACAGGCTTGCAGGGGGCACAACCAGCGGCCGGGCGAAGGCTCTCCTGAGCTTGTCGAAGGGCCCGTTCCGCGGTGGTCCTGGAATGGGTCGGGCTGATCCACCACCGTCCGTGCTGAGCTTGTCGAAGCACTCATCCAGACCCTTGTGAACCAGACCGTCATCTCCTCCCTCCTGCCCGTGATCCTGCTGATCGCCCTCGGGCTGGTCGTGGGCAAGCGCGGCTGGATTCGTGACACCTCGGTCAAGGATCTGGCCAACCTGGTGTTCCTGGTGCTGTCGCCGGCGCTGCTGTTCCATGCCATGAGCACGGTCAAGGTCGAGCAACTGAGCCTGTGGCCCGTGGCTTCGTACTTTCTGGGCGCAGGTGTGATTTTCGGTGGCACGCTGCTGGTGATGGGTTTCGACCGCACGAGCGTGGTCACGGCCATCGCCAATACCTACAGCAACACCGCGATGATCGGGATCCCGCTGGTCGGCCTGGCCTACGGGCCGGCGGGCATGGTCACGCTGCTGACCCTGGTGTCGCTGCATTCGCTGGTGCTGCTCACGCTGGCCACCGTGGCGGTGGAACTGGCACTCGCGCGTGAACAGGCCGCGAGCGGGCAGGGCACGCGACGTCACATTGTCGCCGTGGTCGGCCGGGCGGTGCGCAATGCCGTGATCCATCCGGTGCCGATCCCGATCATCGTCGGCCTGCTATGGGCACAGACCGGCTGGCAGATGCCGGAAGTCATCGATAAGCCGATCCAGTGGCTGGGCCAGGCCTTCGGGCCGCTAGCGCTGGTGATGGTCGGCGTCACTTTGGCGCATACCCGCGTCGGCACGCACTTCAAGGGTGCATTGCTGCTGGCCGTGGTGAAGAACCTGCTGCACCCGGTGCTGGTGTTCGGCATCGGGCGGCTGCTCGGCCTGTCGGGCTTGCCGCTCACGGTGATGGTGGTGGCCGCCGCCTTGCCGATGGGCGCCAACGTGTTCCTGTTCTCGCAGCGCTACAAGGCCGCCGAAGACCTGATCACCGCCGCCGTGGCGGTATCCACCGGCATCGGCATCGCCACGCTGTCGCTTATCATGCTGTGGATGGGCTGATCCGCCCGGATCACGGCGCGAGCCGCTCGCGCAGCCAGCCGCCTTTCGCGTCGCGGCTGTAGCGCAGGCGGTCGTGCAGCCGGCTTTTGCGGCCCTGCCAGAACTCCCAACGCTCCGGCACGAGCCGATAGCCGCCCCAGTGCGGCGGCCGCGGCGGGTTCAGCAGGAACTGCGCGCCGTATTTGGCGGCATTGGCCACCAGCACGCCGCGGCCCGAGATCACCTCGCTCTGCGGGCTGGCCCAGGCACCCAGTCGTGAATCCAGCGGCCGGCTCTTGTAGTAGGCGTCGCTCTCGGCGTCGCTGACCTTCTCGACCACGCCTTCGATGCGCACCACCCGTTCCAGTTCCACCCAGTGGAACTGCAGGGCGGCGAAGGGGTTGCCGGCCAGTTCCCGGCCCTTGCGGCTTTCGTAGTTCGTGTACCAGACGATGCCACGCTCGTCGTAGCCCTTGATCAGCACGATGCGCGTCGATGGCCGCAGATCGCTGCCGACGGTGGCCAGCGTCATGGCGTTCGGCTCGGGCAACTGCGCCGAGAGCGCTTCGCCGAGCCAGAGGCCGAATTGGGCCAGCGGCAAGGGATTCGACGCGTTTTCGTCGAGTTCGGCGCGTTCATAGCTTTTTCGCAGATCGGCAAGCTGGGTTGAATTTGGGGTCGTCGGGGAGGGTGGTGTGGCGCTCATGGCATGCATTGTGCAACCGGGCGCGGTATGGATGCACAATCGGCTTGGCACAACCCATTCTGGAGTCCGCGCATCGAACCGATCTCCGTCTTCTCGAACCTCGAGGATCGCCTGTTGCCCGTCGTCATCGTGCTGGCGGCGGGCCGCGGCGAGCGGTTTGCCGCGTCCGGTGGACAGGTCCACAAGCTCGAGGCGCCGCTGGCCGGCAAGCGGGTGCGCGACCACACCCTCGCGGCCGTGCGGGCCAGCGGACTGCCGTGGTGGATGGTCAAGGCCGCGCCGGGCCTGCGCGGCATGGGCGACTCGATCCGCGCGGGGGTGCTGGCCACGCAGCACGCGCCGGGCTGGCTGATGCTGCCGGCGGACCTGCCGCTGGTGCGCCCGGCGAGCCTGCTGGCCGTGGCCCAGGCGCTGACCCACGCGCCGGTGGTGGTGCCGCATTGCGACGGCCAACGCGGCCATCCGGTGGGGTTCGACGCGAGCTGCATGCACGCCTTGCTCGATCTCGAAGGCAAGGAAGGCGCGGCGCGCATCGTGCAGGCCCAGCGCGAGCGGGACATGGTGGTCGACCTGGCGCTGAACGACATCGGCGTGATCACCGACATCGACACCGTGGACGACCTCTGCGCCGCCGAGCAACTGCTGACGCGCCGCCTCGCGGCCTACGGCTGACCGGGCGCGTTCAGCCAGCCGTCGGCGAGAGTTTGAGCAGCCGCTCCAGTGCGCGGTCGTGGATGTTGTGCTGCAGCAGGCCGTCGAAGGTGTTGCGTGCGTATTCCAGCGAGGTGCCGTAGCGCCCGCACGATTCGGAGAACACCCGCCGTACCTGCGCTTCGGTGAGTTCCCGCGTGTAGTTCGGACTGCGCCGGGACAGCGTGAAGGCGAGCGCGCTGACCGCGCCCTCGTCCGTCTGGCAGCGCAGCCATTTGGGGTCGTAAACGCCGGTGGCCATCTCGCGCTGCCAAAGCCGCGGGAGGGCTTCGGCGACATCATGGCGGGGGATGCGGAACACCACCCCCTGGCAACTGCCGCCAGAGAGCAGGGCGAACACCAGGCCGGGGCAGTCCGGCGTACCACGGTTGATGCGGCTCCACATCTTCAGCGAACGGTGCCAGCCGTGCACCTTGGCACGGCGCTGTTCGATGAAATCGAATTCGGGCCGCCAGATCAGCGAGGCGTAGCCGAACACCCACAGGTCCGACTCGCCGCCCCAGCGCAATTTGGCGAGTTCCAGCATGCGTTGTGGGCACCGCGTGCCGTCGGGGGCCGCCGCGGCCGCTGGGTGGGGGCTGGGAGAAAGCGAAACGGCGGGGGCGGCAATTTCCGTCATGCGAGCACTCTACAATCGCGACAAATTTTTTTGGAGTACAAATTATGTTTTCACAAGACGAAGATGACAACCAGCGCGTTGCTTTGGGGCTCGTATTCGGTATTTTGTTGCTGGTTGTTGCATCCGTTATCGGAATAGGCATCTACAAGTCGCGTCCCGTGACCAAGGCGCCGCCGGCCGTGGTGAGCGTCAGCGTGCCTGTTGCCGTGGCCGTGGTCGACCCGGAAGCCGCCAGCATCAAGGTCGAGAACGGCGTGGTCACTTTCTATTTCGCCAGCGGCAAGGCTGATCTGGCGCCCGGCGCGAACGAGGCCCTGGCCGAAGTCGTGAAGGCGATCGCCGCCGGCAAGCAGGCTTCGATCAGCGGCTACCACGACGCCACGGGCGACGCGGCGCTGAACGCCGAGCTCTCCAAGCAGCGTGCCATCGCGGTGCGCGACGCGATCAAGGCGCTTGGCGCCGCCGAGGAAAAGCTCGAACTCAGCAAACCCGAACAGACCCAGGCCGGCGGCAGCAATGCTGAAGCCCGTCGCGTCGAAGTCACGGTGCATTGAGCCGGTCGGCGCCATCTCCGAAGCCCGGTTCGCCGGGCTTTTTTCATGGTCGCGCGGCGGCTGCCTTTGTGCTTTTGGTAACCCACTGGTAACCCGAACCCGCGCCATGGTCATGGTTCAGGAGTACCATCGCGTCGTTGTAATTAAGTTACCAAAAATGCGATGAAACTCCACGAGACAGTTACGGCGGTCACCGAACGCATCCGTGCCCGCAGCGCCGAGAGCCGCTCTGCCTACCTGGCTCGCCTCGATGCCATGGCAGGCCGCCAGCCCGGCGCCGAGCGCATGGGCTGCGCCAACGTCGCGCATGCCTTCGCCGGCATGCCTTCGAACGACAAGTTCAAGGTGGTGGCCGAGAAGGCGCCCAACATCGGCATCGTCACGGCCTACAACGACATGTTGTCCGCGCACACGCCGATGCAGGCCTATCCGGACCTGATCAAGGCCGAGGCGCGCAAGCTCGGCGCCACGGCCCAGGTAGCCGGTGGTGTGCCGGCGATGTGCGACGGCGTCACACAAGGCACGCCGGGCATGGAGCTCAGCCTGTTCAGCCGCGATGTGATCGCCATGGCCACGGCGGTGGCCCTGAGCCACGACGTGTTCGACGCCGCGCTGATGCTCGGCGTGTGCGACAAGATCGTGCCGGGCCTGCTGATCGGCGCGCTGCAGTTCGGCCACCTGCCGACGGTCTTCGTGCCGGCCGGGCCGATGCCGTCCGGCCTGTCGAACAACGCCAAATCAAAGGTCCGCGAGCAGGCGGCGCAGGGCCTGGTCGGTCGGCCCGAACTGCTCGAGGCCGAATCCGCGGCCTACCACTCGGCCGGCACCTGCACCTTCTACGGCACGGCCAACAGCAACCAGATGCTGCTCGAGGCCATGGGCCTGCACGTGCCCGGCACGGCCTTCGTGGCGCCCGGTGGTGCGCTGCGCGATGAGTTGACGCGCGAGGCGGCGCGCACCGTGCTCGGCATTACCTATAAAAAGCGCTTCGCACCGATCGGCCGCGTGGTGGACGAACGCGCCATCGTCAACGCCATGGTGGCGCTGCTGGCCACCGGCGGCTCGACGAACCACCTGATCCATTGGGTGGCCGTGGCGCATTCGGCGGGCATCGTCATCGACTGGGACGACTTCAGCGCACTCTCCGACGTGGTGCCGACGCTGGCCAAGGTCTACCCCAACGGCAGTGCCGATGTGAACCAGTTCCAGGCCGCGGGCGGCACCGGCTACATCATCCGCGAGCTGCTCGACGCCGGCTTCATGCACGAAGACGTGATCACCGTGCGCCCCGGCGGCCTGCGCGAATTCACGGCCGAGCCGGCGCTGGTCGGCGATGTACTGCGCTGGGAAGTGGCCGGCGCATCGAAGGACGAGGGCATCGTGCGCCCTGCCGGCGCGCCGTTCAGCGCCACCGGCGGCCTGAAGCTGCTGCAGGGCAACCTGGGCCGCAGCGTGATCAAGGTCTCGGCCGTGCCTGAAGACCGGCACGTGATCGAGGCGCCAGCGCGGGTCTTCGATTCGCAGGAGGCGCTGCATGTGGCCTTCAATGCCGGCGAACTCAACCGCGACGTGGTGTGCGTGGTGCGCTGGCAGGGCCCGCAGGCCAACGGCATGCCCGAGCTGCACAAGCTCACGCCGCCGCTGGCCGTGCTGCAGGGCAAGGGCTACAAGGTGGCGCTGGTCACCGACGGCCGCATGAGTGGTGCCTCGGGCAAGGTGCCGGCCGCGATCCACGTGTCGCCCGAAGCCGTGGCCGGCGGCCCGCTGGCGAAAATCGTGGACGGCGATCTGGTCCGGCTGGACGCCGTGGCTGGCACACTCCAGGCCCTGGTGGCCGACGACGTGTGGGCAGAGCGCCCCTTCGCCACCATTCCCGAATCCCAGCGCGCCGCAAATGCGGTCGGCATGGGGCGCGAACTATTCACCGGCATGCGACGCAGTGCCAAGACCGCAGAAGAAGGAGCACTTTCATGGATGTAATCAAGAGCACAACGGCCGCCAGCCACTGGACCGCGTTGCAGGTGATGCAGGACGCACCGGTGATCCCGGTGATCGTGCTGAACGACGTGGCCCATGCCGTGCCACTGGCGCGTGCGCTGGTGGCCGGCGGCATCCGCATGCTCGAGGTCACGCTGCGCACCCCGCAGGCGCTGGCCTGCATCGAGCGCATCGCCCGTGAGGTGCCCGAAGCCGTGGTCGGTGCCGGCACCATCCGCAATGCCGCCGACGCCCAGGCCTCGGCCAAGGCCGGCGCCTTGTTCGGCGTGAGCCCGGGCTACACCCGCGGCGTCGGCCAGGCCTGCCGTGATGCCGGCCTGGCCTTGCTGCCCGGCGTGGCGACGGGCAGCGAAATCATGATGGCGCAGGAGGACGGGTTCACCGAACTCAAGTTCTTCCCGGCGATGCAGGCCGGCGGCCCGGCCATGCTCAAGGCCTGGAGCGGCCCGTTCTTCGACGTGAAGTTCTGCCCCACCGGCGGCGTGACGCTGCAAAACGCGCCCGAATTCCTGGCGTTGCCCAACGTCGTCTGTGTCGGCGGTTCGTGGATCGTGCCGGCCGACGCGATCAAGGCTGGCGACTGGGGCCGCATCACGCAGCTCGCGCGCGACACGGCCGGCCTGAAGAAACCCGGCTGACGCCGCCGGCCCGGCGTTTCACTGCACGGTGCCCTTGCAGCCCGGCGCGGCCGGGGTGCCCGGCGCACACAGTCCGCGGCCGAGCCAGACCTCGTAGGTGTCGGTCGTCGGCCGGGCATTGCGCAGGGTGCTGAGCCGGGCGGGCTGCCCCCCGAGTTCGCCGACCGCACGCGAAATCCAGCGCGCGAAGCCCTGGTCGCTCTTGCCCTGGGCACGCACTTCCGTGGCCGCCGGCGCGCGCTCGCCCACCATCTCGATGCCGGGGACCTGGTAGCCAAACTTGCGCAGCCGGGCGGCAAGGGCTTCGGCCAGCGGACGCTGAACTTCGTCGGCGATCTGCAGATAGGCCACAGGCTGCCGATCTGCGGCCTGGTTCAGCAGCAGTTGCACGCGAGCCGCCTGCGCGCGCGTGGTTTCGCCCAGGGGCCGGGTGGCCGCGAGCAAGGCTTCCACGCCGGCGCGTTCCACCGTCAGCGTACCGGGGCTTGCACTCTGCAGCAGCACCAGGGTGTTGACGATGCCCGATGACGCCGCGTTGTCCAGCGGCGTGCCGGCCTGCAGCAGGCCGAGGGCCTTGTCCAGCGCCAGCGGTACCGCGTCGGACAGCGCGGGCGCGTCCACGATCAGGCCGGTGGTGGCGGAAACCCGCTGGTCCCGGTCGCGGCCGAAGATGGCGTCGACCCGGTCGGCCAGGGCGGCGAGCCGGGCGGGCTCTGGAGCCGGATGCGGTGGTGCAGCGACGGTGAGCGGCTTGGTGGCGGCGGTCTTCGGCACCCTGTCGATGGCGCTTGGCGCAGCGGCCGGCCTGCGGGCCACGGCCTGGCTTTCGGCCGGGTCGG of the Rhodoferax koreense genome contains:
- the ppa gene encoding inorganic diphosphatase translates to MSLNQVSPGKNAPDAFNVVIEIPMNADPIKYEVDKESGAIFVDRFMTTAMHYPTNYGYVPQTLSGDGDPVDVLVITPYPLFPGVVVTCRPIGILMMEDEAGIDGKVLAVPTDKILPIYTHWQKIEDVNQMRLKAITHFFEHYKDLEKGKWVKVLGWEGIDAAKKEIMDGIANYKK
- a CDS encoding AEC family transporter encodes the protein MNQTVISSLLPVILLIALGLVVGKRGWIRDTSVKDLANLVFLVLSPALLFHAMSTVKVEQLSLWPVASYFLGAGVIFGGTLLVMGFDRTSVVTAIANTYSNTAMIGIPLVGLAYGPAGMVTLLTLVSLHSLVLLTLATVAVELALAREQAASGQGTRRHIVAVVGRAVRNAVIHPVPIPIIVGLLWAQTGWQMPEVIDKPIQWLGQAFGPLALVMVGVTLAHTRVGTHFKGALLLAVVKNLLHPVLVFGIGRLLGLSGLPLTVMVVAAALPMGANVFLFSQRYKAAEDLITAAVAVSTGIGIATLSLIMLWMG
- the pdxH gene encoding pyridoxamine 5'-phosphate oxidase, with protein sequence MSATPPSPTTPNSTQLADLRKSYERAELDENASNPLPLAQFGLWLGEALSAQLPEPNAMTLATVGSDLRPSTRIVLIKGYDERGIVWYTNYESRKGRELAGNPFAALQFHWVELERVVRIEGVVEKVSDAESDAYYKSRPLDSRLGAWASPQSEVISGRGVLVANAAKYGAQFLLNPPRPPHWGGYRLVPERWEFWQGRKSRLHDRLRYSRDAKGGWLRERLAP
- a CDS encoding nucleotidyltransferase family protein, coding for MPVVIVLAAGRGERFAASGGQVHKLEAPLAGKRVRDHTLAAVRASGLPWWMVKAAPGLRGMGDSIRAGVLATQHAPGWLMLPADLPLVRPASLLAVAQALTHAPVVVPHCDGQRGHPVGFDASCMHALLDLEGKEGAARIVQAQRERDMVVDLALNDIGVITDIDTVDDLCAAEQLLTRRLAAYG
- a CDS encoding gamma-glutamylcyclotransferase, producing the protein MTEIAAPAVSLSPSPHPAAAAAPDGTRCPQRMLELAKLRWGGESDLWVFGYASLIWRPEFDFIEQRRAKVHGWHRSLKMWSRINRGTPDCPGLVFALLSGGSCQGVVFRIPRHDVAEALPRLWQREMATGVYDPKWLRCQTDEGAVSALAFTLSRRSPNYTRELTEAQVRRVFSESCGRYGTSLEYARNTFDGLLQHNIHDRALERLLKLSPTAG
- a CDS encoding OmpA family protein, producing MFSQDEDDNQRVALGLVFGILLLVVASVIGIGIYKSRPVTKAPPAVVSVSVPVAVAVVDPEAASIKVENGVVTFYFASGKADLAPGANEALAEVVKAIAAGKQASISGYHDATGDAALNAELSKQRAIAVRDAIKALGAAEEKLELSKPEQTQAGGSNAEARRVEVTVH
- the edd gene encoding phosphogluconate dehydratase — encoded protein: MKLHETVTAVTERIRARSAESRSAYLARLDAMAGRQPGAERMGCANVAHAFAGMPSNDKFKVVAEKAPNIGIVTAYNDMLSAHTPMQAYPDLIKAEARKLGATAQVAGGVPAMCDGVTQGTPGMELSLFSRDVIAMATAVALSHDVFDAALMLGVCDKIVPGLLIGALQFGHLPTVFVPAGPMPSGLSNNAKSKVREQAAQGLVGRPELLEAESAAYHSAGTCTFYGTANSNQMLLEAMGLHVPGTAFVAPGGALRDELTREAARTVLGITYKKRFAPIGRVVDERAIVNAMVALLATGGSTNHLIHWVAVAHSAGIVIDWDDFSALSDVVPTLAKVYPNGSADVNQFQAAGGTGYIIRELLDAGFMHEDVITVRPGGLREFTAEPALVGDVLRWEVAGASKDEGIVRPAGAPFSATGGLKLLQGNLGRSVIKVSAVPEDRHVIEAPARVFDSQEALHVAFNAGELNRDVVCVVRWQGPQANGMPELHKLTPPLAVLQGKGYKVALVTDGRMSGASGKVPAAIHVSPEAVAGGPLAKIVDGDLVRLDAVAGTLQALVADDVWAERPFATIPESQRAANAVGMGRELFTGMRRSAKTAEEGALSWM
- the eda gene encoding bifunctional 4-hydroxy-2-oxoglutarate aldolase/2-dehydro-3-deoxy-phosphogluconate aldolase, with the translated sequence MDVIKSTTAASHWTALQVMQDAPVIPVIVLNDVAHAVPLARALVAGGIRMLEVTLRTPQALACIERIAREVPEAVVGAGTIRNAADAQASAKAGALFGVSPGYTRGVGQACRDAGLALLPGVATGSEIMMAQEDGFTELKFFPAMQAGGPAMLKAWSGPFFDVKFCPTGGVTLQNAPEFLALPNVVCVGGSWIVPADAIKAGDWGRITQLARDTAGLKKPG
- a CDS encoding TIR domain-containing protein — its product is MSDIADVFLSYAHDDRPTARRLAEALQAQGVKVWWDRHLAAGSEFAQEIESRLQTARVVIGLWSAESVRSAFVRDECGRALRAGKLLPLRIAAVDLPLGFGQSHTLDLIDWDGDLDDEAFRQLLDEIRRHLGQAQASRTFAPQTRAWTRRRWSRGAIALAVALLTAGGWWSWQQRQSELQRIEADRHFRAGLAHQFAKEPALVGALNEYLSTLELQPGHARAQYYLAHVYVQNGRPDDALAAFKRALLLKQAPLDASLRADAEKQIKALAPDPAESQAVARRPAAAPSAIDRVPKTAATKPLTVAAPPHPAPEPARLAALADRVDAIFGRDRDQRVSATTGLIVDAPALSDAVPLALDKALGLLQAGTPLDNAASSGIVNTLVLLQSASPGTLTVERAGVEALLAATRPLGETTRAQAARVQLLLNQAADRQPVAYLQIADEVQRPLAEALAARLRKFGYQVPGIEMVGERAPAATEVRAQGKSDQGFARWISRAVGELGGQPARLSTLRNARPTTDTYEVWLGRGLCAPGTPAAPGCKGTVQ